One stretch of Ictalurus punctatus breed USDA103 chromosome 5, Coco_2.0, whole genome shotgun sequence DNA includes these proteins:
- the pla2g1b gene encoding phospholipase A2, producing the protein MRLSWILLLTTVCVVCGESPPRALWQFGKMITCVQPNVNPFIYNDYGCYCGFSGSGSPKDQLDQCCLVHDKCYENSRKLPECPGLVDLPYVKVYNFNCSDKTITCSASNDKCQAAVCECDRVAANCFAQNHHTYNPDYKNLPSEVCKN; encoded by the exons ATGCGTCTGTCCTGGATTCTGCTCTTGACCACAG tgtgtgtggtgtgtggcgAGTCTCCACCTCGCGCTCTGTGGCAGTTTGGAAAAATGATCACGTGCGTGCAGCCGAACGTGAATCCTTTCATTTACAACGACTACGGCTGTTACTGCGGGTTTTCTGGATCTGGCTCGCCCAAAGACCAGCTCGATCA GTGCTGTCTGGTGCATGATAAGTGCTATGAGAACTCTAGGAAACTTCCAGAATGTCCCGGTTTAGTCGACCTGCCGTATGTCAAAGTGTACAACTTCAACTGCTCTGACAAAACCATCACCTGctcag cCTCCAATGATAAATGCCAGgctgcagtgtgtgagtgtgaccGAGTCGCTGCAAACTGCTTCGCCCAGAATCATCACACGTACAACCCCGACTACAAAAACCTTCCGAGTGAAGTGTGCAAGAACTGA